In Torulaspora globosa chromosome 1, complete sequence, a genomic segment contains:
- the NAM7 gene encoding ATP-dependent RNA helicase NAM7 (ancestral locus Anc_2.489), which produces MSHENVLFEPETLPVDEFEEYELEDEALIVDAAIHSVSSQHACAYCGIDSPTCVIKCNSCQKWFCNSKQGTASSHIVNHLVLSHHNVVSLHPDSDLGDTVLECYNCGCKNVFLLGFVSARGEAVVVLLCRIPCAQAKNANWDTDQWQPLIEDRQFLNWVAEEPSDEQKLKAKLITPSQMSKLEAKWKSNKDATINDIDAPEEQEEIPPILLKYQDAYEYQRSFGPLIKLEADYDRQLKESQALEHISVTWSLGLNNRHLASFALSTFESNELKVAVGDEMFLRYSGLQHPEWEGRGYIIRLPNSMQDEFTLELKPSKNPPPTHLSTGFTAEFIWKGTSYDRMQDALKKFALDKKSISGFLYYKILGHQIVDIQFDVPLPKEFSIKHFAQLNASQSHAVEHVLQRPLSLIQGPPGTGKTVTSATIVYHLSKLHHERILVCAPSNVAVDHLAAKLRDLGLKVVRLTAKSREDVESSVSNLALHNLVARSSKGELKKLLKLKQEVGELSIGDTKKFVKLVRKTESEILKKADVVCCTCVGAGDKRLDTKFRTVLIDESTQASEPESLIPIVKGAKQIILVGDHQQLGPVILERKAGDVGLKQSLFERLISLGHVPIRLEVQYRMNPYLSEFPSNMFYEGSLQNGVTIEQRTVSNSTFPWPIHEIPMMFWANYGREEISANGTSYLNRIEAMNCERIITRLFKDGVKPEQIGVITPYEGQRAFVLQYMQMNGSLDRDLYLNVEVASVDAFQGREKDYIILSCVRANEQQIIGFLSDPRRLNVGLTRAKYGLVILGNPRALSTNVLWNHLLIHFREKGCLVEGSLNNLQLCTVQLTRNRPSKTSASRFSFNVDARGFSSDQDFDTQSLMSFGGQADPFNKAGLAAASELSSFLNNQMWNSDYQISSDKKKASTQEPETERLRKGIDSLNI; this is translated from the coding sequence ATGAGCCATGAGAACGTTCTGTTTGAGCCAGAGACTCTACCAGTGGATGAGTTTGAGGAGTACGAGCTTGAAGACGAAGCGCTGATCGTTGATGCCGCTATCCACTCCGTCTCTTCGCAACATGCGTGTGCTTACTGTGGCATCGATTCGCCAACGTGTGTGATCAAGTGCAACAGCTGTCAGAAGTGGTTTTGCAACTCGAAACAGGGCACGGCGAGCTCTCACATTGTGAATCACCTGGTGCTGTCGCATCATAACGTTGTGTCGCTGCATCCGGACTCGGACTTGGGCGATACCGTGTTGGAATGCTATAACTGTGGTTGCAAGAATGTGTTCCTGTTGGGGTTTGTCTCTGCGAGAGGCGAGGCGGTTGTAGTGCTGTTGTGTCGTATACCTTGCGCGCAGGCGAAGAACGCTAATTGGGACACTGACCAGTGGCAGCCTCTGATAGAGGACAGACAGTTTCTGAACTGGGTGGCTGAGGAGCCGAGCGACGAGCAGAAACTGAAGGCAAAGTTGATTACGCCGTCGCAAATGTCCAAATTAGAAGCCAAGTGGAAGTCCAACAAGGATGCTACCATCAATGACATCGACGCTCCCGAAGAGCAGGAGGAAATCCCGCCGATTCTACTAAAGTATCAGGACGCGTATGAATATCAGAGATCTTTTGGACCGCTGATCAAACTGGAGGCCGACTACGACAGACAGTTGAAAGAATCGCAAGCCTTGGAGCACATCTCTGTGACGTGGTCGCTGGGGTTAAATAACAGGCATTTGGCCTCGTTTGCGCTATCCACTTTTGAATCGAATGAGTTAAAAGTGGCAGTCGGAGATGAAATGTTTTTAAGATACTCCGGTTTACAACATCCAGAATGGGAAGGAAGAGGATACATTATTCGTTTACCCAATAGCATGCAGGACGAGTTTACTTTGGAGTTAAAACCAAGTAAAAATCCACCACCAACTCATTTGAGTACCGGGTTTACGGCAGAGTTTATATGGAAAGGTACTTCTTACGATAGAATGCAAGACGCATTGAAAAAATTCGCGTTGGATAAGAAATCTATCTCCGGTTTCCTTTACTACAAGATCTTGGGCCATCAAATAGTGGATATCCAGTTCGACGTTCCATTACCAAAAGAGTTCTCGATAAAACACTTTGCACAGTTGAACGCATCACAATCACATGCCGTGGAACACGTTTTGCAAAGAccgctttctttgattcAGGGTCCACCTGGTACAGGTAAGACTGTTACCTCTGCGACAATAGTATATCATCTATCCAAACTGCATCACGAAAGAATCCTAGTGTGTGCACCTTCAAATGTCGCTGTTGATCACTTGGCAGCAAAATTACGTGATTTGGGTTTGAAGGTGGTAAGATTGACAGCGAAAAGTAGAGAGGACGTTGAGAGTTCAGTGTCAAATTTGGCTTTACACAACCTAGTAGCAAGGTCTTCCAAAGgtgaattgaagaagttaCTGAAGTTGAAACAAGAGGTTGGTGAATTATCTATTGGGGATACAAAGAAGTTCGTCAAATTGGTGAGAAAGACAGAATCggaaatcttgaagaaagctgatgTCGTTTGCTGTACTTGCGTCGGTGCAGGAGATAAGAGATTGGACACAAAATTCAGAACTGTCCTAATTGATGAAAGTACACAAGCATCTGAACCAGAATCTCTCATTCCGATCGTTAAGGGTGCCAAGCAAATTATCTTGGTCGGTGATCATCAGCAATTAGGCCCCGTTATCTTGGAGCGTAAGGCTGGGGATGTAGGCCTAAAGCAATCGCTCTTCGAAAGATTGATCTCACTCGGTCATGTACCAATTAGATTGGAAGTTCAGTATCGTATGAATCCATATTTGAGTGAGTTCCCAAGTAATATGTTTTACGAAGGAAGCTTGCAGAACGGTGTTACTATTGAACAGCGAACCGTATCTAATAGTACGTTTCCATGGCCCATTCATGAGATTCCGATGATGTTTTGGGCTAATTATGGTAGAGAAGAGATCTCAGCCAATGGAACTTCGTATTTGAATAGAATAGAAGCGATGAACTGTGAGAGGATAATCACAAGACTTTTCAAGGATGGTGTAAAGCCCGAGCAAATTGGTGTTATCACACCTTATGAAGGTCAAAGAGCATTTGTGCTGCAATATATGCAAATGAATGGATCGCTGGATAGGGATCTCTATCTGAACGTGGAAGTCGCTTCCGTCGATGCATTTCAAGGTCGTGAGAAGGATTATATTATTCTATCATGCGTTCGTGCTAATGAGCAACAAATCATTGGTTTCTTAAGCGATCCCCGTCGTTTAAACGTGGGTCTAACTCGTGCCAAGTATGGTCTTGTGATCTTAGGCAATCCAAGAGCCTTATCAACAAATGTTTTATGGAACCATCTCCTGATCCACTTCCGTGAGAAGGGCTGTTTGGTTGAGGGATCATTGAATAATCTACAACTATGCACAGTGCAATTGACCAGGAATAGGCCGAGCAAGACCAGCGCCAGTCGGTTTTCATTCAATGTCGACGCCCGGGGATTTTCCAGCGATCAGGATTTTGATACTCAAAGCTTGATGTCGTTTGGTGGTCAAGCCGATCCATTTAACAAAGCTGGCTTGGCTGCTGCTAGCGAgctttcatcattcttAAACAATCAAATGTGGAATTCGGATTACCAGATTAGCAGCgataagaagaaagccagTACCCAGGAGCCGGAAACGGAACGTTTGCGCAAAGGTATAGACTCTTTGAATATATAG
- a CDS encoding uncharacterized protein (ancestral locus Anc_2.488), which produces MDIGIFERAVQDPCSEECDCEDDDPLHEEQEQEKEVNRCSCTRQDKPPKVGLQRAITTNSIIVSPRSTHILAHSRTAPSPMLSRPSRSRASSTSLIRHFSASEGDERPGPLSRRPSCPTNPSRSSCCGIPTHLYGLEKYVSSALDALSAGDYGFHRYGHTTQEQGGAEAADLLSSSSSSSPSRASVSPSELCQSSASTVSRTQFAKRARKKSFIEISLAKSFSQ; this is translated from the coding sequence ATGGACATAGGCATTTTCGAAAGGGCAGTACAGGATCCCTGTTCGGAAGAGTGCGATTGCGAGGACGATGATCCATTACATGAGGAGCAGgaacaagaaaaagaagTAAACCGCTGCAGTTGTACGCGGCAAGACAAGCCACCGAAGGTCGGCCTCCAGAGGGCAATCACCACAAACTCGATTATTGTTTCGCCAAGGTCGACCCACATTCTCGCACACTCCAGGACAGCTCCGAGCCCCATGCTGTCCCGGCCGTCCCGGAGTAGGGCGAGCAGTACGTCGCTGATCCGACACTTCTCGGCGAGCGAAGGCGACGAGCGGCCAGGCCCGCTTTCGCGCAGGCCATCCTGTCCGACGAACCCCTCGAGGTCGTCGTGCTGCGGGATCCCGACACATCTCTACGGACTGGAGAAATACGTGTCGAGCGCGCTGGACGCCCTGTCGGCCGGCGACTACGGATTCCACAGGTACGGCCATACCACTCAAGAACAGGGTGGAGCCGAGGCGGCGGATCTActgtcgtcatcgtcatcgtcgaGCCCGTCTCGAGCATCGGTGTCACCATCGGAGCTCTGTCAGAGCTCCGCGTCGACCGTTTCTAGAACGCAATTCGCCAAGAGGgccagaaagaaatcgTTCATTGAAATATCACTCGCGAAATCATTCTCTCAATGA
- the YJU3 gene encoding acylglycerol lipase (ancestral locus Anc_2.487), with product MSHPYPYSCTTAIPEIQYEEYNGARFAYVYWPAATEQTKGCIFVVHGFCEHTKLNNRLMDQLALKGYESFMFDQRGSGMTSPGRLRGLTNEKLVFDDLDHFLLKNLERCAANDIPVFLFGHSMGGGIVLNYACHGTYRSRVAGFSTTGPLIELHASAKPMWITEKLSPLLARCLPNMRIDTKLNLDGISSDPAYRAFLQHDRPLSTPLIGSLRQIYDFLQRGKALLDEKYVKDHFTRDKPVLVIHGTRDTVNDPAASKRFIDHVCPAPDRTLKLVEGARHSILSLEKDVFFNEAFDCFSAWLDQHVPASSA from the coding sequence ATGTCGCATCCATACCCCTACAGCTGTACCACGGCAATCCCTGAGATCCAGTACGAAGAATACAACGGCGCTCGGTTCGCATACGTGTACTGGCCCGCGGCAACTGAGCAAACCAAAGGCTGCATCTTCGTCGTCCACGGCTTCTGCGAGCACACCAAACTGAACAACCGTCTTATGGACCAACTGGCACTCAAGGGCTACGAGAGCTTCATGTTCGACCAGAGAGGCTCAGGAATGACCTCTCCCGGCAGACTACGGGGTCTCACCAACGAAAAGCTCGTGTTCGATGACCTGGACCATTTTCTGCTCAAGAACCTCGAGAGATGCGCGGCTAACGACATCCCGGTCTTCCTGTTCGGCCATTCGATGGGCGGCGGCATCGTACTGAACTACGCATGTCATGGCACTTACCGGTCCAGGGTGGCTGGGTTCTCCACCACGGGGCCTCTCATAGAGCTGCACGCGAGCGCAAAACCAATGTGGATCACGGAAAAGCTGTCGCCGCTGCTAGCACGCTGTCTCCCCAACATGCGTATCGATACCAAGCTGAACCTTGACGGCATATCGTCGGACCCCGCTTACCGCGCCTTCCTCCAGCACGACCGTCCCCTGAGTACCCCGCTTATCGGCTCTCTAAGACAGATCTACGACTTTTTGCAGCGCGGCAAAGCGCTGCTCGACGAGAAATACGTCAAGGATCATTTCACACGCGACAAGCCCGTGCTCGTCATCCACGGCACGCGCGACACCGTCAACGATCCCGCCGCATCTAAGCGGTTCATCGATCACGTGTGTCCTGCGCCAGATCGCACGCTCAAATTGGTCGAAGGAGCAAGACACAGCATCCTGTCGCTCGAGAAGGACGTCTTTTTCAACGAAGCGTTCGACTGCTTCTCCGCATGGCTCGACCAGCACGTGCCTGCGTCCAGCGCATAG
- the YJU2 gene encoding mRNA splicing protein YJU2 (ancestral locus Anc_2.486) → MSERKAVNKYYPPDFNPLEAEASLRKSAKKLKTKQRDVITIRLMTPFSIRCTKCSEYIAKSRKFNGKKEVLPERYLETIKIYRLSIKCPRCNNMISFRTDPKTSDFVMECGGVRNYSRVKDEDSRVESVDETLQRLVQETNESESERLSGKGEDKMEALERRLAQIQREQEDDQELERTRLSRLSMQQREQRLRDRNAAAVEENEQDLDKIAEEAFNRRQDHGERLNAPFRKPQPKALIFKKRSKKVNPLGVIKKAAGP, encoded by the coding sequence ATGTCCGAGAGGAAAGCTGTGAATAAGTACTACCCACCAGATTTCAATCCacttgaagctgaagcttCACTTCGCAAGAGTGcgaagaagttgaagacCAAGCAACGGGATGTGATTACCATCAGGTTGATGACTCCGTTCAGCATTCGCTGCACGAAATGTTCAGAATACATTGCCAAGAGCCGGAAATTCAACggcaagaaggaagtcCTGCCCGAAAGATACCTAGAAACGATCAAAATCTATCGATTAAGCATCAAGTGTCCGCGATGTAATAACATGATATCGTTCCGGACAGATCCCAAGACTTCGGACTTTGTGATGGAATGCGGCGGAGTGAGAAACTACAGCAGGGTCAAAGACGAAGACTCCCGCGTGGAGAGCGTTGATGAGACGCTGCAGAGGCTAGTGCAGGAGACGAACGAGTCCGAAAGCGAGCGCTTAAGCGGCAAGGGCGAAGATAAGATGGAAGCTCTGGAGAGAAGACTCGCGCAGATACAGCGGgagcaagaagacgatCAGGAACTGGAAAGGACAAGACTCTCTAGACTGAGCATGCAACAGCGGGAGCAACGGCTCCGAGACAGAAACGCTGCCGCTGTAGAAGAGAACGAACAAGACCTCGACAAGattgcagaagaagcgTTTAACAGACGCCAAGACCACGGCGAGCGACTCAACGCACCGTTCCGCAAACCGCAGCCCAAAGcactgatcttcaagaaaaggtCCAAGAAGGTCAACCCGCTGGGCgtgatcaagaaagcggCCGGACCGTAG
- the CUE2 gene encoding Cue2p (ancestral locus Anc_2.494): MPKGQIDGLDHSKSKVNELCDVFPDKKRSEVINALESANGDLQNACTILLAESTGAGNSMLEDSPDPLQELELMFPDVDPSKIGTIYDRCQSIETAITELLSLPLLRLEDDEEQKRAERQVQTSQSADSSGAAKEGTAWKSVSHKIKTIQRYTDVPDCVARQAFHECSFDITRAIIKLVWTTDYYGSAQATRMSNDDSKEQKPLQNPRGGKVQSAKGFAHSTKNVFDKLDHETEITPQPRCSDDMYMFPESSAKFEELEEILQSNPTMRSISKAFLKRALTFYRGNLSMTTSLALHIIEADLQSATYKSRVDFLDMEKGFKISAENFPRRQATSSGPNKPSTFDPLELQNDEHYRKSQEMIAKIFDVPRLDFHGFTPKNAIIILEICLDKWWMQELSEREMNRQKLSISRALNVVPLKVITGRGIHSVGGVSTLKIRVRRYLNDNNYLYSEESAYFIIEGKK, translated from the coding sequence ATGCCGAAAGGCCAAATCGATGGTCTAGACCATAGTAAGTCGAAGGTGAATGAGCTTTGTGATGTCTTCCCCGATAAGAAGCGCTCTGAAGTTATTAATGCTCTGGAAAGTGCAAATGGCGACTTGCAAAATGCTTGTACGATTTTGCTAGCTGAATCGActggagctggaaattCTATGCTCGAGGATAGTCCTGATCCATTGCAAGAGTTGGAGCTTATGTTTCCTGACGTTGATCCCAGTAAGATAGGGACGATCTATGATCGTTGTCAATCCATTGAAACTGCAATTACAGAGCTTTTAAGTTTGCCTTTATTGCGCctggaagatgatgaagagcagAAAAGGGCTGAAAGGCAGGTGCAGACTAGTCAGTCCGCTGACTCGAGCGGAGCAGCGAAGGAAGGGACAGCTTGGAAATCTGTCTCGCACAAGATCAAGACAATACAACGGTATACCGATGTCCCAGACTGCGTTGCTCGACAGGCTTTCCATGAGTGCTCTTTTGATATAACAAGAGCGATTATAAAACTGGTATGGACTACTGATTACTATGGAAGTGCCCAAGCTACCCGTATGTCAAATGATGATTCAAAAGAGCAAAAGCCACTACAGAACCCAAGAGGCGGTAAAGTGCAGTCAGCAAAAGGTTTTGCTCATTCTACTAAGAATGTCTTCGATAAACTTGATCATGAGACAGAAATCACCCCTCAACCCAGATGCAGCGACGATATGTATATGTTCCCTGAGAGTTCtgcaaaatttgaagagctggaagagattctGCAAAGTAACCCCACGATGAGGAGCATCAGCAAGGCATTCTTGAAACGGGCATTAACCTTCTATAGGGGCAATCTTTCAATGACCACTTCGTTAGCGTTGCATATAATTGAAGCTGACCTCCAAAGCGCAACATACAAGTCCAGGGTTGATTTTCTCGACATGGAAAAGggcttcaagatatctgcagaaaattttccaaggCGTCAGGCAACTTCTAGTGGCCCGAATAAACCATCAACATTTGACCCGCTGGAGTTACAAAACGATGAACATTATCGTAAGAGCCAAGAAATGATTGCAAAGATCTTTGATGTTCCCAGGTTGGATTTCCATGGTTTCACGCCGAAAAATGCCATTATAATACTCGAGATATGTTTAGACAAATGGTGGATGCAAGAACTCTCCGAGAGAGAAATGAATCGTCAAAAACTGTCCATAAGTCGTGCCCTTAATGTTGTCCCATTAAAGGTCATCACTGGACGAGGAATTCATAGCGTGGGCGGTGTCTCAACACTCAAGATCAGAGTTAGAAGGTATCTTAATGACAATAACTACCTGTATTCTGAAGAATCAGCTTATTTCATCATAGAGGGAAAGAAGTGA
- the MIF2 gene encoding Mif2p (ancestral locus Anc_2.495), translating to MDYMSLGIRSRKTGLNVKDNVKKDEYSMENIDDFFNDDDSSVASTRNKAGRRSTMLSIMSNNENFPSPAVESRRESLVLESKEFKVPSAVADSRRSTRLPQQYERNLGSSLPLGTIEEHRAGDYDAAEVGGTTPPAEREPLTYGYDDNSFRESPSIRLTPQAEKTVTYNKPPDLIEDDEDTRDFTSLNTSENALLEDELDDDYVGESEEDGDYVEGESILQDGGSSTDTEDSSDDSDSASQDDESDTDRKRRAKSKNTRYGKRRGFDPDSPTEVYDSDEEYIQSQAADLIGNGNFQRPEGVRRSSRVKVAPLEYWRNEKIVYKKKSDKPVLEIDKIITFDHDQDEEEERLLRGPKKQKKRTVRTRPYNYIPTGRPRGRPRKSKASLIKDLNPNSDLLEEIRSGDVSAAEWLKFGILEAKVNISKNQMSDQIIAFAPNVSQSEQTKETGEEFFSLEVLFDKHKDYFASGILKLPTKGKKKLSDSFNAFVTFFVIQGILEVQLAGKSFIITEGSSFQIPAFNEYSFENKGNNEVKMFFVQVTIPTHRLEVEDDSATRSTTIEPNRFENSDQVEDEREEPQQGLTSSSNMSMSEI from the coding sequence ATGGATTACATGAGCTTGGGTATAAGGTCGCGAAAGACCGGTCTCAACGTCAAAGATAACGTTAAAAAGGATGAGTATAGTATGGAGAATATcgatgatttcttcaatgatgatgactCCAGCGTTGCAAGTACCAGGAATAAAGCGGGTAGACGCTCTACAATGCTGTCCATTATGTCGAATAATGAGAATTTCCCTTCTCCCGCCGTCGAAAGCCGACGCGAATCGCTTGTTTTAGAGAGTAAGGAATTCAAAGTACCGAGTGCTGTAGCCGACTCTAGGCGATCAACACGACTGCCGCAACAGTATGAGCGTAATCTAGGCTCGTCTCTTCCGCTTGGAACGATAGAGGAGCACCGGGCCGGTGATTATGACGCCGCTGAGGTAGGCGGGACCACTCCCCCTGCTGAACGAGAACCATTAACTTACGGTTATGACGACAACTCATTCAGAGAAAGCCCTTCCATCAGGCTTACACCGCAGGCGGAAAAGACTGTAACATACAATAAGCCACCAGATTtaattgaagatgatgaggataCAAGGGATTTCACGTCCCTGAATACTTCAGAAAATGCCCTATTAGAAGACGAATTAGATGATGATTATGTTGGGGAAAGTGAGGAGGACGGCGATTACGTCGAGGGAGAATCGATCTTGCAAGACGGAGGCAGCAGCACTGACACGGAAGATTCAAGTGATGACAGTGACTCAGCAAGccaagatgatgaaagtgatACGGATCGGAAACGCCGGGCAAAATCAAAGAACACACGTTACGGAAAACGCCGAGGCTTTGATCCAGATTCACCTACGGAGGTGTACGactctgatgaagagtaTATACAGAGTCAAGCCGCAGACTTGATAGGAAACGGCAATTTTCAGCGCCCAGAAGGTGTACGACGATCCTCTAGAGTGAAGGTAGCGCCTCTGGAATACTGGAGGAATGAGAAAATTGTCtacaagaaaaaatcagATAAACCTGTCTTGGAGATTGACAAAATCATTACATTTGATCATGATcaagatgaggaggaagaacgTTTACTTCGTGGTCCGaaaaaacaaaagaagCGTACGGTGAGGACCAGACCGTATAACTATATTCCAACAGGAAGGCCTCGAGGTCGACCCAGAAAATCGAAGGCttcgttgatcaaagacCTGAACCCAAACTCTGATCTTTTAGAAGAGATTCGCTCAGGAGATGTGTCAGCAGCTGAATGGCTGAAGTTCGGCATCCTGGAAGCGAAAGTAAACATCAGTAAGAATCAAATGTCCGACCAAATCATTGCCTTTGCTCCCAATGTTTCACAGTCCGAACAAACGAAAGAGACGGGCGAAGAATTTTTTTCGCTCGAGGTTCTCTTTGATAAACACAAGGACTATTTTGCTAGTGGTATACTCAAACTACCAACTAAAGGTAAAAAGAAGCTTAGCGATTCCTTTAATGCCTTCGTGACGTTTTTCGTGATTCAGGGAATACTTGAAGTGCAGCTTGCTGGGAAATCATTTATAATAACCGAAGGTTCTTCCTTCCAGATACCAGCATTTAATGAATACTCGTTTGAGAACAAAGGTAACAACGAGGTCAAAATGTTCTTCGTACAGGTGACTATCCCAACACATAGGTTGGAAGTAGAGGATGATAGTGCGACGAGAAGTACGACCATAGAGCCCAATAGATTTGAAAACTCCGATCAGGTAGAAGACGAGCGTGAAGAGCCCCAGCAAGGTCTCACATCGTCGAGTAACATGAGTATGTCGGAGATTTGA